In one Plasmodium vivax chromosome 4, whole genome shotgun sequence genomic region, the following are encoded:
- a CDS encoding hypothetical protein, conserved (encoded by transcript PVX_002810A), whose product MTYLWRRTLLRPPWHGKGLNRVLPNGEKKAAFTSFFQQKREAIKETEESYNLEEAFLRRISKMNNSALAHTCEDINKRKMNNHYMWELVHDRVRAIRSSFSADELVVMLHAYCNSLSFDPNFTHLIKLFWDLLEDKLEGLDHLSHIALYYCAEKTKNEKKMEQITALLQNALLKNGSPSQMKLTERGLHIILKIFCKNEKLVIQKEHVAAVGELIQKVDVKEVQNVLLCLFFFFKYGSFDEPFLAILKKIQELLIFKKINPCTVLKCLSVTPKLCNDNAAALHAVRSTLCVAHLAQRIITGG is encoded by the coding sequence ATGACTTATCTGTGGAGGAGAACACTCCTTCGCCCCCCCTGGCATGGGAAAGGCCTAAACAGAGTtctgccaaatggggagaagaaagCAGCATTCACGTCCTTCTTccaacaaaaaagggaagccaTAAAAGAAACGGAAGAATCTTACAACTTGGAAGAAGCCTTCCTAAGACGcatttcaaaaatgaataacagTGCGTTGGCACACACATGTGAAGATATTAACAAacgaaaaatgaataacCATTACATGTGGGAGTTAGTTCACGACAGAGTCAGAGCAATTAGAAGCTCCTTCAGTGCAGACGAGTTGGTTGTTATGCTGCATGCCTACTGTAACAGCTTATCGTTCGATCCCAATTTTACCCATTTGATAAAGCTATTTTGGGACTTGTTGGAAGATAAGCTAGAGGGTCTGGATCATTTATCCCATATAGCTCTCTACTACTGTGcggagaaaacaaaaaatgaaaaaaaaatggagcaaaTTACTGCTTTGCTTCAAAATGCGCTGCTAAAGAATGGATCCCCCTCCCAGATGAAGCTCACGGAAAGGGGGCTAcacattattttaaaaattttttgcaagaACGAAAAGTTAGTGATCCAAAAGGAACATGTCGCAGCTGTTGGGGAACTTATACAAAAGGTGGATGTGAAGGAGGTGCAAAATGTATTGCTATgtctgtttttcttttttaaatatggcTCTTTTGATGAACCTTTCCttgccattttaaaaaaaattcaggaGTTACTAATTTTTAAGAAGATAAATCCGTGTACTGTTTTGAAGTGCTTGAGCGTTACGCCGAAGCTTTGCAATGACAATGCCGCCGCGCTGCATGCAGTTCGGAGCACATTATGCGTTGCTCACTTGGCGCAGCGAATAATCACTGGGGGGTAG
- a CDS encoding calcium-dependent protein kinase 4, putative (encoded by transcript PVX_002805A), protein MDKYEAVKNLKIISAGIDEHKTCSGRHMDYGSSTKEAIKKKNMKNKYLHLLRHTTNTRNCGEAVCNRECRHLDRSSSKEEEMNRSPCNDFANKSSRRLKHVETCDGDGKLDETRTSTEFLRYCNDPVEDANQSTGLFIANKKICAQENTPPGGRTKGKEKTNLISFYKYNNLINKHERPGSVDASAAGLVGLPADDEQYTVKCSLNSLIWKRLLMKGCGSSQDNRSASSTSKICQVASSEDAELCKLYREEGPRGRSNYAVENGARGGKGGTAKSGGATGGGAKAGQPRLADGARRDPAESALVNCFLKERLGNRVVSSRLGSGTGRRDRGHTNEPERGHTSGSQAGRANINQADGMKSRRDGGPPARSRKGKASSEETSPSYCLGQAATNDRKSEESPNCRFCVCDRDTRVGSDSISYGEHAAVLKSKERNHMGTERTGASGEQKGTHRGSTGRIGSTTAVQKDHPPFQEKGASSGQQNGPILPVEGKTLRGNANASKKAHSDSMLPSCKKLTTSEFRSRGKNASAGNVPQCIRRSEEMEKARRRPKSRDPKGGGDEPLGRSYNESSGFYKGCQTGREQGGGKNKKLGTVSSYNKFSFIKITKKKSIFCYSEFVDRFTPSGSESEEEVPSDWRENVSRDGDVEVGGDSPLDDVPMGGVNRGMTLQRKEVAKAKVKANAEVKANAKVKANAEVKANAKVKAKAKMGLPLACRKTNQGSSSVPILEKEDFNFSTLKRCRSLDKVVMCGGDDSGYAVRCRSRCSRGDQRCLCRGGEVVTKVEGSSGEKGCVRGAQGRQMEEEKKKEEKNKKNTNKTKKTKKKKSNPASTRSRVSSRGEEAAEPFPPPRAWTKSGESRHINESSNERFYPAFFSYHPCVGVTQNGAPQLAAEKGLKKISQGIFSERVAGGKNQMRSSPVGDTLVGCAEEPPAGRTKALCEGHLASVTTGGRRERLNVRKQGKRERLNVKKERKMGTAANRGRVANRKGREHRTGSRYNLTRDSPQGREKKKKKLGSQNGEETTLERRQKGCLLSHDSLVDLNCPQQSAVDHVMSAYPREEVEEDSCEKGKTIRVKGGSNKDGRVATPHEEDVPCWTTSPCEMSSSICVHPKCTYYNKIYRIVGLIYCGEKSQVYKCMNVLNKKSYAMKVIVREERDAHHTEKFFQNYLFLKQTKHRNVIPIYDIFLEGSFIFIVMEYCEGCTLLDYFMSLVPGSLDIQEIKCIMKNLLLGLDFLHSNNIIHRDVKLENIMFKRKRKRDYAGGEFGSCALRARGAAAAGGSAHWAGHAGGADYVDCVDHAGYADCVDRVGRFARAGEPLPSEAPSSGGSSSGVFSSGIFSYGGSSNGGFSSGVFSNGGFSNEGSSSESPLRTSTVLSAHSKLSGSSATSKQSSITVNSFHSHGCDGGGYSTVKRGQDHFNPMSHEGNYMQSSLLMKRYHSRRRGQKNISLLRFPKNEGTRCSTFREITKNYITKKRRRKEGNSSYSDLCLIDMDMMEKVPSSKSTPNRRSQVVVICGTAPYMSPESLDGVISTANDVWACGVILYALMDGRFPFQISNDMPVPLKKKILIHTKPNFDPFIWHDHPDVLDLCLKLLDPNPLTRIQNAREALIHYCFAEAV, encoded by the coding sequence ATGGATAAGtatgaagcggtgaagaaccTCAAAATTATTTCCGCCGGCATTGACGAACACAAGACATGCTCAGGCAGGCACATGGACTACGGAAGTAGCACGAAGgaagcaattaaaaaaaaaaacatgaaaaataaatatttgcatttatTAAGGCATACCACCAATACACGTAACTGTGGTGAGGCGGTCTGCAATCGGGAGTGTCGCCATTTGGACCGCTCATCttcgaaggaggaggagatgAATCGAAGCCCCTGCAATGACTTCGCGAATAAGTCATCAAGGAGGTTAAAACACGTGGAGACCTGTGATGGAGATGGCAAATTAGATGAGACAAGAACTAGCACAGAGTTCCTAAGATATTGTAATGACCCAGTTGAGGATGCGAATCAGTCCACTGGGCTGTTTATTGCCAACAAGAAAATATGCGCCCAAGAAAAtacccccccagggggaagaaccaaagggaaggaaaaaaccaACCTGATTAGCTTCTACAAATACAATAATTTGATTAATAAGCATGAGCGTCCAGGGAGCGTGGACGCTAGTGCCGCAGGTCTGGTTGGGCTACCGGCAGATGATGAGCAGTACACAGTTAAGTGCAGCCTGAATTCCCTAATCTGGAAGAGGCTGCTAATGAAAGGTTGCGGGTCGTCACAGGACAACAGGAGCGCGTCGTCCACTAGCAAGATATGCCAGGTTGCCTCGAGTGAAGATGCAGAATTGTGTAAATTGTATAGGGAGGAGGGTccaagagggagaagcaactACGCTGTTGAGAATGgcgcaaggggggggaagggcgGTACAGCCAAATCGGGAGGAgccactggggggggagccaaAGCGGGTCAGCCGCGCCTCGCCGACGGGGCGAGGAGAGACCCTGCGGAGAGTGCCCTCGTAAACTGTTTCCTGAAGGAGCGCCTTGGCAATAGAGTGGTGAGCAGCCGCTTGGGCAGCGGCACGGGCAGGAGGGACCGAGGCCACACGAATGAGCCGGAGCGAGGCCACACTAGTGGAAGCCAAGCAGGTCGGGCGAATATAAACCAAGCAGATGGCATGAAGAGCCGTCGCGACGGGGGCCCTCCTGCGCGAagcagaaaagggaaagcatcTTCGGAGGAAACGTCCCCCAGTTACTGCCTCGGACAAGCGGCCACGAACGATCggaaaagtgaagaaagTCCCAACTGCAGATTCTGCGTGTGTGACAGAGACACCCGTGTAGGAAGCGATTCGATCAGCTATGGAGAGCACGCGGCCGTTTTGAAGAGCAAAGAGAGGAACCACATGGGAACCGAAAGGACGGGAGCAAGTGGCGAACAAAAAGGCACACACAGAGGTAGCACAGGTAGAATAGGTAGCACCACCGCTGTTCAGAAGGACCACCCCCCCTTCCAGGAGAAGGGAGCGTCTTCCGGTCAACAGAATGGACCTATTTTACCcgtggaaggaaaaacgcTACGTGGAAATGCCAACGCGTCGAAAAAGGCCCACAGCGACTCGATGCTTCCCTCCTGCAAAAAACTGACGACGAGCGAATTCCGCagtagggggaaaaacgccAGTGCAGGTAACGTCCCTCAGTGTATAAGGCGAAGTGAGGAGATGGAGAAGGCACGTAGGAGGCCGAAGAGTAGAGACCcaaaaggagggggggatGAACCCTTGGGGCGATCATACAACGAAAGTAGCGGCTTCTACAAAGGGTGTCAAACTGGGAGAGAAcagggaggggggaaaaataaaaaacttggGACCGTTAGCTCTTACAATAAATttagttttataaaaattacaaagaaGAAATCAATTTTCTGCTACAGTGAGTTCGTGGATCGGTTTACCCCATCCGGTAGCGAATCGGAGGAGGAAGTTCCAAGCGATTGGCGCGAGAACGTATCTCGTGATGGTGATGTGGAAGTGGGAGGAGATTCCCCATTGGATGACGTCCCTATGGGTGGAGTAAACCGAGGAATGACTCTCCAGCGGAAAGAAGTGGCGAAGGCGAAGGTGAAGGCAAACGCGGAGGTGAAGGCAAACGCGAAGGTGAAGGCAAACGCGGAGGTGAAGGCAAACGCGAAGGTGAAGGCGAAGGCGAAGATGGGTCTCCCCTTGGCATGCCGCAAAACCAACCAGGGGTCCTCATCCGTCCccattttagaaaaagaagattTTAACTTTTCCACCTTAAAAAGGTGTAGAAGTCTAGACAAGGTGGTGATGTGCGGTGGGGATGACTCGGGTTATGCTGTGCGCTGTAGGTCGAGGTGCAGTAGGGGGGACCAGCGGTgcctctgcagggggggggaggttgTCACCAAGGTTGAGGGGTCAAGCGGGGAGAAGGGGTGTGTGAGGGGGGCCCAGGGGAGGCAgatggaggaggagaagaagaaggaggagaagaataAGAAGAACACAAATAAGACGaaaaagacgaagaagaaaaaaagcaacccGGCGAGCACCCGCAGCAGAGTTTCCTCTCGTGGGGAGGAAGCTGCGGAGcctttccctcccccccgcgcgtgGACGAAGAGTGGTGAGAGCAGACATATAAATGAAAGCTCCAACGAGCGTTTTTATCCTGCCTTCTTTAGCTATCATCCGTGTGTGGGGGTAACCCAGAACGGGGCGCCCCAGTTAGCGGCAGAGAAAGGGTTGAAGAAGATCAGTCAAGGCATATTCAGCGAAAGGGTTGCTGGAGGGAAGAACCAGATGCGTTCCTCCCCAGTTGGGGACACCCTTGTAGGTTGTGCGGAAGAACCCCCTGCTGGTAGGACGAAGGCGCTGTGTGAGGGGCATTTGGCGAGCGTTACCACAGGGGGGAGACGGGAGCGGTTGAATGTGAGGAAGCAGGGGAAGCGGGAGCGGTTgaatgtgaagaaggagaggaagatgGGGACGGCGGCGAATAGGGGACGCGTGGCAAACAGGAAGGGTAGGGAGCATCGGACAGGCTCGAGGTACAACTTGACGAGGGAttccccccaggggagggagaaaaagaaaaaaaaactgggcTCCCAAAACGGGGAGGAGACAACCCTGGAAAGGCGCCAAAAAGGGTGCCTATTATCCCACGACAGTTTGGTAGATCTAAATTGCCCTCAACAGAGCGCAGTTGATCACGTGATGAGTGCGTACCCACGTGAAGAGGTCGAGGAGGATAGCtgtgaaaaggggaagaccaTCCGAGTGAAGGGCGGAAGCAATAAAGACGGAAGGGTCGCCACCCCCCACGAAGAGGATGTTCCCTGCTGGACGACTTCCCCATGCGAAATGAGTTCCTCCATATGTGTGCACCCCAAGTGTACGTACTACAATAAGATCTACCGCATCGTGGGGCTGATATACTGCGGGGAAAAGTCCCAAGTTTATAAGTGCATGAATGTACTTAACAAGAAGAGCTACGCGATGAAGGTGATTGTGAGAGAAGAGAGAGATGCTCATCACACGGAGAAGTTCttccaaaattatttatttttaaaacagaCTAAGCACAGGAATGTAATTCCTATATACGACATTTTTCTAGAAGGCAGTTTCATCTTCATCGTGATGGAGTACTGTGAGGGATGCACTCTGCTCGACTACTTCATGTCCTTGGTTCCTGGGTCGCTAGACATCCAGGAGATCAAGTGCATCATGAAGAACCTTCTGCTGGGGCTGGACTTCCTCCACTCGAATAATATCATCCATAGGGATGTGAAACTGGAGAATATAATGTTTAAgcggaagcggaagagaGACTACGCCGGTGGGGAGTTTGGCTCCTGCGCGCTGCGGGCGAGAGGCGCCGCCGCCGCTGGGGGGAGCGCCCATTGGGCAGGTCACGCGGGGGGCGCGGATTACGTAGATTGCGTAGATCACGCAGGTTACGCAGATTGCGTAGATCGGGTTGGTCGCTTTGCCCGGGCTGGGGAGCCCCTCCCCAGTGAGGCCCCCTCCAGTGGGGGCTCCTCCAGTGGGGTCTTCTCAAGTGGGATTTTCTCCTATGGGGGCTCCTCCAATGGGGGATTCTCCAGTGGGGTCTTCTCCAATGGGGGCTTTTCCAATGAGGGCTCCTCCAGTGAATCCCCCTTGCGCACATCTACAGTGCTGTCCGCCCACTCGAAGCTTTCCGGCTCGTCTGCCACCTCCAAACAGTCCTCCATAACGGTGAACTCGTTTCACTCCCATGGGTGCGACGGAGGAGGCTACTCCACAGTGAAAAGGGGGCAAGACCACTTCAACCCCATGAGCCACGAAGGGAACTACATGCAGTCTTCTCTCCTTATGAAGAGGTACCACTCACGAAGAAGGGGACAGAAGAATATCTCCCTATTGAGGTTTCCAAAGAACGAAGGAACTAGGTGCTCGACCTTCAGggaaataacaaaaaattacattacaaagaagaggagaagaaaggAGGGAAACAGCTCCTACAGCGATCTGTGTCTTATCGATATGGACATGATGGAGAAGGTCCCGTCCAGCAAGTCCACTCCCAACAGAAGGTCCCAAGTTGTAGTCATCTGTGGGACTGCCCCTTACATGTCTCCCGAATCGCTAGATGGGGTAATATCCACAGCCAACGACGTATGGGCTTGTGGAGTCATTCTGTATGCTCTCATGGATGGGCGCTTTCCCTTTCAGATAAGCAACGACATGCCTGTCCccctgaagaagaagatttTAATTCACACCAAGCCGAACTTTGATCCGTTCATTTGGCACGATCACCCCGATGTGCTCGACCTGTGCCTGAAGCTGCTGGACCCCAACCCGCTCACGCGCATACAGAACGCCCGGGAGGCGCTCATCCACTACTGCTTTGCGGAAGCGgtgtga